The Sinorhizobium sp. B11 genomic interval TCTACAAGCTGCTTGGCGGCGCCTGGCGCACCGAACTGCCCTTCTATTCGTCGGTTGGCAATAATGCCGGGCGGACCGTCGATGAAACCGTTCGTGTGGTCGAGCAGCGTTGGAAGTCCGAAAAGCCGGCCGCCATCAAGATCCGCTGGGACGGTGACCGCACCCGTCAGGACTATGACATTCCTGGTGACATCGCCAAGGCGAAGGCCGTGCGCAAGCTGGTGGGGGATGATTTCCCGCTCGCGTTCGACGCCAACAACCAATATTCGGTCGGTGGCGCCATCCGCGTCGGCCGTGCGCTCGAAGAGCTTGGTTATGTCTGGTTCGAGGAGCCGGTTCAGCACTACAACGTGCGCGCCATGGGCGAGGTCGCCCAGCGTCTCGACATCACCGTTTCCGCCGCCGAACAGTCCTACACGACCCAGGCCGTTGTCGACATGATCAATGCCGGTGTGCGCATGGTTCAGCCTGACATCGTCAAGATGGGCGGCATTACCGGTCTCATGCAGTGCGCCGCGATCTGCTTTGCCCACGGCGTCGAACTCGTTCCGCACCAGACCCAGCCGACGATCGCCCATGTGGCGAACCTGCATGTGCTGGCAACGCTGATGCACAACACCAAGCCCGCCGAATTCTCCGATCCATCGACACGCATGCATGTCGGCTTCGCCAATCCGCCGATCCCGGAGGACGGCAAGTTCAAGGTGCCGTCCGGCCCGGGCCTCGGCCTGATCGTCAACGACGCCGAGCTCGACAAGCGGCGAAGCTGAATACTCTGACACATGGGAGGAAATGACATGAACCTGAGAAGACGCCAGTTTCTGGAATTGAGCGCGGCCACGGCTGCAATGAGCATGCTCGGACCCGCTCTCGCCCGTGCGGCGAACGATCCCGACACTATTCGCATCGGCATTGCCGCCAACGGCCCGCGCACCAGCGATCCGAACTACACAACACAGGGCGGCGATAACTGGGCGACCGAGCAGATGTACGAACAGCTCGT includes:
- a CDS encoding mandelate racemase/muconate lactonizing enzyme family protein; this translates as MGTIIKSVEAFQVKWEPNEPPGRRTAFVRVTTEDGIVGHGEASPMMGGEHSLGVVRDFAASLVGADALDQAVLYDRLLHRYVKLGPEGAVTGALAALDIALWDIKGKHFNQPVYKLLGGAWRTELPFYSSVGNNAGRTVDETVRVVEQRWKSEKPAAIKIRWDGDRTRQDYDIPGDIAKAKAVRKLVGDDFPLAFDANNQYSVGGAIRVGRALEELGYVWFEEPVQHYNVRAMGEVAQRLDITVSAAEQSYTTQAVVDMINAGVRMVQPDIVKMGGITGLMQCAAICFAHGVELVPHQTQPTIAHVANLHVLATLMHNTKPAEFSDPSTRMHVGFANPPIPEDGKFKVPSGPGLGLIVNDAELDKRRS